One stretch of Asterias rubens chromosome 8, eAstRub1.3, whole genome shotgun sequence DNA includes these proteins:
- the LOC117293787 gene encoding NADH dehydrogenase [ubiquinone] 1 subunit C2-like, whose protein sequence is MSQTGRKLDASVLNKYTYLFGFYGFAASAIQNALLRRPVLSGIHRHLLFTLVGAGIGTFAGVVEKERYGKRDFYIDDYIKRNPDDFVKGPPKKMSEEFELWVPINK, encoded by the exons ATGTCCCAAACTGGCAGAAAACTGGACGCCTCTGTGCTCAATAAATACACATATCTGTTCGGATTTTACGGTTTTGCTGCGTCAGCCATACAAAATGCCTTATTAAGAAGACCGGTTCTTTCTG gaATACACAGACACCTCCTGTTTACCTTAGTTGGAGCTGGAATTGGAACATTTGCTGGCGTTGTAGAAAAGGAGAGATACGGAAAGCGTGACTTTTACATCGATGATTACATCAAGAGGAACCCTGATGACTTTGTAAAAG GACCTCCAAAGAAAATGAGCGAGGAGTTCGAACTATGGGTGCCAATCAACAAGTAa